In Liquorilactobacillus hordei DSM 19519, the following proteins share a genomic window:
- a CDS encoding sugar transferase, translating to MTREIGYKGQNKSYLFIKRVIDILISSLALIAMIPIFVLMVIIYSFGKNKGPLFYKQERVGKNRRKFYIYKFRSMVVGAADVLKNDAELYKLYVANSYKLPPDKDPRITKLGHFLRKTSIDELPQFINIFKGEMSLIGPRPIIEEELKEYGDRVDKFLSVTPGAMGYWQASGRSNIEYPERCEYELYYVDHACLLFDLKILLQNIVAIFKADGAF from the coding sequence ATGACTCGCGAAATAGGGTATAAGGGTCAAAATAAGTCTTATTTATTTATAAAGCGTGTTATAGATATTCTCATTTCGAGTTTAGCGTTGATTGCGATGATACCAATATTTGTGTTGATGGTAATAATCTATAGCTTTGGAAAAAATAAGGGCCCATTGTTTTATAAACAGGAACGTGTAGGAAAAAACAGAAGAAAATTTTACATTTATAAGTTCAGATCAATGGTTGTAGGTGCGGCAGATGTATTGAAAAATGATGCAGAATTGTATAAATTATATGTCGCTAATAGTTATAAGTTACCTCCAGACAAGGATCCAAGAATAACAAAATTAGGTCATTTCTTAAGGAAAACATCAATTGATGAATTACCGCAATTTATTAATATATTCAAAGGAGAAATGAGCTTAATTGGTCCGCGACCGATTATTGAAGAGGAATTAAAAGAGTATGGCGATCGGGTGGACAAGTTTTTATCTGTTACTCCAGGAGCGATGGGGTACTGGCAAGCTTCTGGAAGAAGTAACATTGAATATCCTGAGAGATGTGAGTATGAGCTCTACTATGTAGATCATGCTTGCCTTTTATTTGACTTGAAAATATTGTTGCAAAATATTGTTGCAATTTTTAAAGCCGATGGAGCATTTTAG
- the thrB gene encoding homoserine kinase: MQFEFRVPATSANLGPGFDSIGVAVNLYLTVKVLGESNSWVVEHNMGKVYHDERNLIISTALKVVPTLKPHKVVVSSDIPLARGLGSSSSAIVAGIEIADKIANLKLTKQQKLEIATKFEGHPDNVAPAIFGNLVVSSYDGNSVTSIVAKLPRVEFVAYVPNKSLLTKESRGVLPELLPFKTAIEGSAVANTLVAALMMGDLDKAGKMIESDRFHEHYREKLVPYLKDIREAAHLLGVYGTYLSGAGPTVMMIVQEKFAARVAKQLSTRFTDGKFLVMKVDEVGCREE; this comes from the coding sequence ATGCAATTTGAATTTAGAGTGCCAGCAACAAGTGCAAATCTGGGACCAGGATTTGATTCAATCGGAGTGGCGGTTAATCTTTACCTCACAGTAAAAGTTTTAGGAGAAAGTAATAGCTGGGTTGTAGAGCACAATATGGGAAAAGTTTACCATGATGAACGCAATTTAATCATTAGCACTGCATTAAAAGTTGTTCCAACTCTTAAACCACATAAGGTAGTTGTGAGCTCCGACATTCCTTTGGCCCGTGGACTTGGTAGTAGTTCCTCCGCAATAGTAGCTGGAATTGAAATTGCTGATAAAATTGCTAACTTAAAGCTGACAAAACAGCAAAAATTAGAAATTGCGACTAAATTTGAGGGCCACCCTGATAATGTTGCTCCAGCAATTTTTGGAAATTTAGTTGTGTCATCATATGATGGGAATAGTGTGACAAGCATAGTTGCTAAGTTGCCTAGGGTGGAATTTGTTGCATATGTACCAAATAAAAGTTTACTGACAAAAGAAAGCAGAGGGGTACTTCCAGAGTTACTTCCTTTTAAAACAGCAATAGAGGGAAGTGCTGTTGCAAATACATTGGTTGCAGCTTTAATGATGGGAGACCTTGATAAAGCAGGCAAAATGATTGAATCTGACAGATTTCATGAGCATTATCGCGAGAAATTAGTTCCTTATTTAAAGGATATCAGAGAGGCAGCCCATTTATTGGGTGTGTATGGTACATATTTAAGTGGAGCTGGCCCAACGGTTATGATGATTGTGCAAGAAAAATTTGCTGCAAGAGTAGCAAAACAGTTATCAACTAGATTTACTGATGGGAAATTTCTGGTTATGAAAGTTGATGAAGTTGGCTGCAGGGAAGAATAA
- a CDS encoding DUF4422 domain-containing protein, translating into MKTEIYVVSHKNMKMPNESIYVPVQVGTNKENFKGFERDNTGFNISKKNPNYCELTVQYWAWKNRAADAKGIVHYRRYFSNGGMFFFKTPDEKFNEILKSDKVASLLEKNEAILPRKRNYYIETSWSHYEHAHHIEGLEIAKEVISERYPDYIDAFEEVVNRKAVHMFNMLIAKSEVFDSYTEWLFNILPEVEKRVDISEYSTYEKRIFGFISEILLDVWFEKNQIKYTELPVLFMGKQNWFRKIGLFFLRKMGLSKKAV; encoded by the coding sequence ATGAAAACTGAGATTTACGTGGTTAGCCACAAAAATATGAAGATGCCAAACGAAAGTATATATGTGCCTGTTCAAGTTGGTACAAATAAAGAGAATTTTAAGGGATTTGAAAGAGATAATACAGGCTTTAATATTTCTAAGAAAAATCCTAATTATTGTGAACTAACTGTTCAATATTGGGCATGGAAGAATAGGGCAGCTGACGCAAAAGGAATTGTACATTACCGTAGATATTTCTCTAATGGAGGAATGTTTTTTTTCAAGACACCTGATGAGAAGTTTAACGAGATTCTTAAGAGTGATAAAGTTGCGAGTCTATTAGAAAAAAATGAAGCAATTTTACCACGCAAGAGAAACTACTATATTGAAACATCATGGTCTCATTATGAGCATGCACATCATATTGAAGGGCTTGAAATTGCAAAAGAAGTTATTAGTGAACGTTATCCTGATTATATTGATGCTTTTGAGGAAGTGGTTAATAGAAAAGCTGTTCATATGTTTAATATGTTAATTGCAAAGAGCGAGGTATTTGACAGCTACACAGAGTGGTTATTTAATATCTTACCAGAAGTAGAAAAAAGAGTTGATATCTCTGAGTATTCCACATATGAAAAAAGAATTTTTGGATTTATTAGTGAAATCTTATTAGATGTTTGGTTTGAAAAAAATCAGATAAAATATACGGAATTGCCTGTACTCTTTATGGGTAAGCAAAATTGGTTCCGAAAAATTGGTTTATTCTTTTTAAGAAAAATGGGACTGAGTAAAAAAGCAGTATAA
- a CDS encoding MFS transporter — translation MESDKRKRLAFGLYLNYFVHGIGLIILAQNMQELGKLWGQPLAVVSYVISGVGIGRLAAYLLLGSLADRYGRKSFVYIGIGSYFVFFIGMLLVRDVTAAYVLAILAGIANSALDSGTYPVFLEMGKNNGASNILIKAFMSAGEFILPLGVSFIEVNNQWFGWSFIIAAMILVLNAIILLPVKFPEKNLAQEAEQQLFAHILAWRRKSLAVLLSFYGYSSMALMILYTQWISLYAEQQLHFSNLQAHLLLSLYSVGSITGVIIVFLLLRKKVAETTLLISLNALSLISLLVINLTSSSLLVSIASLIFGMSAAGGIMQTGLNLFLKLFSKHKGLVTGVFFTFGSLASFSIPLITGWLSKVSIRTVVEFDIVIALMGLLFSIGIRIVLGSEMNLAQARKRIKLIDYLVVHLLEYRFKQVKTVGRIKFLNQQMILDEKQEQVVLNRISVQSSNKELTPYLQDVYRHIMKNSRTYEAEDVKKKKLTK, via the coding sequence ATGGAATCAGATAAACGTAAAAGACTGGCATTCGGGTTGTACTTGAACTATTTTGTTCATGGAATTGGTCTGATAATTTTAGCTCAGAATATGCAAGAACTTGGGAAGTTATGGGGACAACCTCTAGCAGTTGTTTCTTATGTTATTTCAGGGGTTGGGATTGGTCGCTTAGCTGCATATTTATTACTTGGCAGCTTGGCAGATCGATATGGAAGAAAGAGTTTTGTTTATATTGGAATTGGTAGCTATTTTGTATTTTTTATTGGGATGTTGCTTGTCAGAGATGTTACAGCTGCTTATGTATTAGCGATTCTAGCAGGTATTGCAAATTCAGCACTTGATTCAGGGACATATCCTGTTTTTCTTGAGATGGGAAAAAACAATGGAGCTTCAAATATTTTAATCAAGGCGTTCATGTCAGCGGGAGAATTTATTTTGCCTTTGGGTGTCTCTTTCATAGAAGTCAACAATCAATGGTTTGGTTGGTCATTTATAATTGCGGCGATGATCCTAGTTTTAAATGCAATAATTTTACTTCCAGTGAAATTTCCAGAAAAGAATCTTGCACAAGAGGCTGAACAGCAGTTATTTGCCCATATACTAGCTTGGCGAAGAAAATCACTTGCAGTTTTACTCTCTTTTTACGGATACAGTTCAATGGCTTTGATGATTTTGTATACACAATGGATTAGTCTATACGCTGAACAACAGCTGCATTTTAGCAACTTACAGGCTCATTTATTGCTTTCACTATATAGTGTAGGGTCAATTACAGGTGTTATTATTGTATTCTTGCTACTTCGGAAGAAAGTCGCCGAAACAACACTTTTAATATCATTGAACGCACTAAGTTTAATAAGTTTACTAGTAATTAATCTTACTAGCAGCAGTTTGTTAGTTAGCATTGCATCACTTATATTTGGAATGAGTGCGGCAGGAGGTATTATGCAAACTGGGTTGAATCTATTTTTGAAATTATTTTCAAAACACAAGGGATTAGTTACCGGAGTTTTCTTCACTTTTGGAAGTTTAGCATCTTTTTCAATTCCGTTGATCACAGGCTGGCTTTCAAAAGTTAGCATCAGAACAGTAGTGGAATTTGATATAGTGATTGCACTGATGGGTCTCTTGTTTTCGATAGGCATACGGATAGTTCTTGGATCTGAAATGAATCTTGCACAGGCTCGAAAAAGAATTAAATTAATTGATTATTTGGTAGTACATTTACTTGAATATCGTTTTAAACAAGTTAAAACTGTTGGTAGAATAAAGTTTTTGAATCAACAAATGATTTTAGATGAAAAGCAAGAACAAGTAGTACTCAACAGGATTTCAGTGCAGAGTTCAAATAAGGAGCTGACACCATATCTGCAGGATGTTTATCGGCATATTATGAAAAATTCACGAACATACGAGGCAGAGGACGTTAAAAAGAAAAAGTTAACAAAATAA
- the glf gene encoding UDP-galactopyranose mutase translates to MTKYLIVGAGLFGATFAYEAAKKGHEVKVIERRNHIAGNIFTKEVDGIQVHQYGAHIFHTSNKKVWDYVNQFADFNRYTNSPVANYHGEIYNLPFNMNTFNKLWGVVTPEEAQAKIDEQKSVLNGKRPENLEEQAISLVGTDIYEKLIKGYTEKQWGHSTKDLPAFIIRRLPVRLTYDNNYFNDDYQGIPVGGYTQIVEKMLDSDLITVETGVDFFEKKAEYLKEFDKVIFTGMIDEYFDYSLGELEYRSLKFETEELDVNNYQGNAVVNYTDAETPFTRIIEHKHFEFGKGDKNKTIVTREYPKTWKRGDEPYYPVNNTKNNTLYKQYKELADKEAKNVLFGGRLGQYRYYDMDQVISAALNVVKAEVED, encoded by the coding sequence ATGACCAAGTATTTGATTGTTGGAGCAGGATTATTCGGAGCAACTTTTGCATATGAAGCTGCCAAAAAGGGGCACGAAGTTAAGGTAATTGAAAGACGTAACCACATTGCAGGTAATATCTTCACCAAAGAAGTGGATGGTATTCAAGTTCACCAATACGGAGCACATATTTTCCATACATCAAACAAAAAAGTGTGGGACTATGTAAATCAATTTGCAGACTTCAATCGCTACACAAACAGTCCGGTTGCAAATTATCATGGTGAAATTTATAACCTACCATTTAATATGAATACATTCAATAAATTATGGGGCGTTGTAACACCTGAAGAGGCGCAGGCAAAAATTGATGAACAAAAATCAGTTTTGAATGGTAAACGTCCTGAAAATTTGGAAGAACAAGCAATTTCTTTGGTTGGTACGGATATTTACGAAAAGTTAATTAAAGGTTATACAGAGAAGCAATGGGGGCATTCAACGAAAGACTTACCAGCTTTTATTATTCGTAGATTACCAGTTAGATTAACTTATGATAATAATTACTTCAATGATGATTATCAAGGAATTCCAGTCGGCGGATACACCCAGATAGTTGAAAAGATGCTTGATAGTGATTTGATTACTGTTGAGACAGGTGTTGATTTCTTTGAAAAGAAAGCTGAATATTTGAAGGAATTTGATAAAGTTATATTTACTGGGATGATTGATGAATATTTTGACTATTCATTAGGAGAATTAGAATATCGAAGTTTGAAATTTGAAACAGAGGAACTTGATGTTAATAATTATCAAGGAAATGCAGTTGTAAATTATACTGATGCTGAGACACCTTTTACAAGGATTATTGAGCACAAACATTTTGAATTTGGTAAAGGCGATAAAAATAAGACAATCGTTACACGTGAATATCCAAAGACTTGGAAACGTGGAGATGAGCCATATTATCCAGTCAATAATACAAAAAATAATACGTTGTATAAGCAGTATAAAGAGTTAGCAGATAAGGAAGCTAAGAATGTTTTATTTGGTGGTCGTTTGGGACAATATCGCTATTACGACATGGACCAGGTTATAAGTGCGGCACTGAATGTTGTAAAAGCAGAGGTCGAGGACTGA
- the aroC gene encoding chorismate synthase: MNYITAGESHGPQLTGILEGFPAGVLLDIDEINRQLSARQGGYGRGNRQKIEHDTIQIVGGVRHKKTLGSPIALVINNIDHAHWANIMDPVATETERNTLRKVTRPRPGHADLIGGMKYGHRDLRNVLERSSARETAMRVALGAICKQLLKQLDISIVGYVEQIGTVKALGNRTTDTKEIVSEISQNDLRIIDNQKVAEIHELIDEAKKNGDTLGGIIRVVVNNLPAGLGSYTGWNTKLDAKLAAAVVGVNAMKGVSIGDGFETAGQFGSQVMDPIDWHKETGWTRTSDNLGGFEGGMTNGMPVVVFAAMKPIPTLYKALQTVNVETHLQQKANVERSDTTAIVPASIVIESVIAIELAKEILNTFEGSNLERLKKQIADYRQEVRDF; this comes from the coding sequence TTGAATTATATAACAGCAGGTGAATCACATGGACCGCAATTAACGGGAATACTAGAAGGATTTCCGGCAGGGGTATTACTTGATATAGACGAGATTAACCGGCAATTATCTGCTAGACAAGGTGGTTATGGGAGAGGAAATCGACAAAAGATTGAGCATGATACTATTCAAATAGTTGGTGGCGTACGTCATAAAAAAACATTAGGTTCACCAATTGCATTAGTGATTAACAATATTGATCATGCTCATTGGGCTAACATTATGGATCCAGTTGCTACCGAGACAGAAAGAAATACTTTAAGAAAAGTTACACGACCACGTCCAGGCCACGCTGATTTAATTGGTGGGATGAAGTACGGTCATCGGGACTTACGCAATGTTTTGGAACGGTCTTCTGCACGTGAAACGGCAATGAGAGTTGCACTCGGTGCAATTTGTAAACAACTTTTGAAGCAATTGGACATTAGTATTGTTGGGTATGTGGAACAGATTGGAACGGTCAAGGCATTAGGCAATCGAACAACCGATACAAAAGAAATCGTAAGCGAAATATCACAAAATGATTTACGGATTATTGATAATCAGAAAGTGGCTGAAATTCATGAGTTAATAGATGAAGCAAAGAAAAATGGAGATACTCTTGGAGGTATTATTCGGGTAGTTGTAAATAACTTACCAGCAGGATTGGGAAGTTATACTGGATGGAATACTAAATTGGATGCAAAACTCGCAGCAGCTGTTGTGGGAGTGAATGCAATGAAAGGTGTCTCTATTGGAGATGGTTTTGAGACTGCTGGTCAATTTGGCAGTCAGGTCATGGATCCAATTGATTGGCATAAAGAGACAGGTTGGACACGAACAAGTGATAATTTAGGTGGTTTTGAAGGTGGAATGACCAATGGAATGCCAGTGGTAGTCTTTGCTGCGATGAAGCCAATACCAACCTTATACAAGGCTTTGCAAACTGTTAATGTAGAGACACATCTACAACAAAAAGCCAATGTTGAACGTTCTGATACAACGGCAATTGTTCCTGCTTCAATCGTTATAGAGAGTGTGATTGCAATTGAACTTGCTAAAGAAATTCTGAATACCTTTGAGGGAAGTAATCTCGAACGTTTAAAAAAACAAATTGCTGATTATCGTCAAGAGGTTCGGGATTTCTAA
- a CDS encoding DUF2075 domain-containing protein encodes MIREHKETLDMTRTLQNLSCEQEEVKSSVLNFAECKLMEKQKGVFVIEGQAGTGKSVLVTSIFNEIQRAHNDKSSVFSGTNNYVLVNHPEMLKFYKRIAGESSVLLKKNFDRPTSFINKMLKNTEQADIVIIDEAHLLLTKKDVYNHFFQENQLQEIIKHAKVVIVIFDDNQVLKAKSYWSKQKLIAILGEKSIEIKHLQKQFRVEADADVQDWIAEFCSKKIQQVPKKQKFDFRIMNDAKEMYELVKEHEKAVGLSRLLATYDFPYRLDGNDYFVKAGNLNLRWDRSNPKESLAWAERSDTINEVGSVYTIQGFDLNYAGIILGPSLGYDEKSNKLIVRPEFYEDQAAFNGIKQLGSNIEATKERLMLNALRVLLTRARKGLYIYAVDINLQKKLLEC; translated from the coding sequence ATGATAAGGGAGCATAAAGAAACGCTTGATATGACCCGAACTCTACAAAATTTAAGTTGTGAGCAAGAAGAAGTTAAGAGTTCGGTTTTGAATTTCGCAGAATGTAAGCTGATGGAGAAACAAAAGGGAGTATTTGTGATTGAAGGTCAAGCTGGAACAGGCAAAAGTGTTTTAGTTACATCGATATTTAACGAGATTCAAAGGGCTCACAATGACAAAAGTTCAGTTTTTAGTGGAACCAATAATTATGTTCTAGTTAATCATCCTGAAATGTTGAAATTTTATAAAAGAATTGCAGGAGAATCTTCAGTTTTATTAAAAAAGAACTTTGATAGACCAACCTCTTTTATCAATAAAATGTTAAAGAATACAGAACAAGCCGATATTGTGATTATTGATGAAGCACATTTATTATTAACTAAAAAAGATGTATATAATCATTTTTTCCAGGAAAATCAACTGCAAGAAATTATAAAGCATGCAAAGGTAGTTATAGTAATATTTGATGATAATCAAGTATTAAAAGCAAAGAGTTATTGGTCAAAACAAAAATTAATAGCAATTTTAGGTGAAAAAAGCATCGAAATTAAGCACTTACAAAAACAGTTTAGAGTAGAAGCGGACGCTGATGTACAAGATTGGATCGCTGAGTTTTGCAGTAAAAAAATTCAGCAAGTACCAAAAAAACAAAAATTCGATTTTCGAATAATGAATGACGCTAAAGAGATGTACGAACTTGTAAAAGAACATGAAAAAGCTGTAGGTCTTAGTAGGCTATTAGCAACATATGATTTTCCCTACCGTTTAGATGGAAATGATTATTTTGTAAAAGCAGGAAATTTGAATTTACGTTGGGATAGAAGTAATCCAAAAGAATCTCTGGCATGGGCGGAAAGATCAGATACAATTAATGAAGTAGGCTCGGTTTATACAATTCAAGGATTTGATTTAAATTATGCGGGTATAATTTTGGGACCTAGCTTAGGTTATGATGAGAAATCGAATAAGTTAATTGTTCGTCCAGAGTTTTATGAAGATCAAGCGGCTTTTAATGGGATAAAGCAACTAGGATCAAATATTGAAGCAACTAAGGAAAGATTAATGCTGAATGCTTTGCGTGTTTTGTTGACTCGAGCAAGGAAAGGTTTATATATCTATGCCGTAGATATAAATTTGCAAAAAAAATTACTAGAATGCTAA
- the aroA gene encoding 3-phosphoshikimate 1-carboxyvinyltransferase: MKKIKLDTLPPKGLHGTVDIPGDKSISHRALMVGAISEGQTTINHFLWSQDCQNTLEALRQLGIKIEANKEQVIVHGKGVRGLEASAQPLEMGNSGTTTRLLMGLLAGTDFTSRLQGDSSLSKRPMKRVAEPLSKMGAQIETTKLGTLPVIVKGSKIHGTKLQLQVASAQVKSAVIFAALQADTPMTVIEKLPTRNHTELMLRKFGADISTEKDQKTINIKPANRLRGQVVNVPGDISSAAFFLVAATIVPNSRITLKNVSLNPTRTGILNVLKRMGANFKILYRENNDESYGDIEISASNLKPVRITGVEIPALIDELPLVALLAACADGKSEIRGAAELRVKETDRISTVTQELSKLGVSVTELPDGMIIHGRKNWKTNTVELDSHGDHRIGMMLAVAALRTDQELYLNDPAAIAVSYPSFFEDLKSLLNVRK, from the coding sequence ATGAAAAAAATTAAGTTAGATACTCTTCCCCCAAAGGGATTACACGGAACTGTTGATATTCCTGGGGATAAAAGTATCTCCCATCGAGCTTTAATGGTAGGTGCAATAAGCGAAGGGCAAACGACCATTAATCATTTTTTATGGTCGCAAGATTGTCAAAATACTTTAGAAGCACTTCGACAATTAGGAATTAAGATTGAAGCAAATAAAGAACAGGTAATTGTACACGGCAAAGGAGTAAGGGGGTTAGAGGCCTCTGCCCAACCACTTGAGATGGGAAACTCAGGAACTACAACTAGATTGTTAATGGGTTTGCTTGCAGGAACGGATTTTACTAGTAGGCTGCAAGGAGATAGTTCTTTATCAAAAAGGCCAATGAAAAGAGTTGCCGAGCCGCTTTCTAAAATGGGTGCTCAAATTGAAACAACCAAACTTGGGACTCTTCCCGTAATTGTCAAAGGTAGTAAAATTCATGGAACAAAACTTCAGTTACAAGTTGCGAGCGCGCAGGTTAAAAGTGCTGTTATTTTTGCGGCATTACAGGCAGATACTCCAATGACTGTAATTGAAAAGTTACCAACAAGAAATCATACAGAACTAATGCTACGTAAATTTGGAGCTGATATTTCAACTGAAAAAGACCAAAAGACAATTAATATAAAGCCAGCTAATAGATTAAGGGGGCAGGTTGTTAATGTTCCTGGTGATATATCATCGGCAGCATTTTTCTTAGTTGCCGCAACTATTGTGCCCAACTCAAGAATAACCTTGAAAAATGTTAGTTTGAATCCAACGAGAACTGGAATTTTAAATGTTTTAAAACGAATGGGTGCAAATTTTAAGATTTTATACAGAGAAAACAATGATGAAAGCTATGGAGACATTGAGATTAGCGCAAGTAATTTAAAACCAGTTAGGATAACGGGAGTTGAGATTCCTGCGTTGATTGATGAGCTTCCACTTGTGGCCTTGTTAGCGGCATGTGCTGATGGAAAAAGTGAAATAAGAGGTGCAGCTGAATTACGGGTTAAAGAGACCGACCGAATTTCAACAGTTACTCAGGAATTGAGCAAGTTGGGAGTGTCAGTCACTGAATTACCAGATGGGATGATAATTCATGGAAGGAAGAATTGGAAAACTAATACAGTAGAATTAGATAGTCATGGAGATCATCGTATTGGAATGATGCTGGCGGTTGCCGCTTTGCGTACAGATCAAGAGCTGTATCTCAATGATCCAGCAGCTATTGCAGTTTCATATCCATCTTTTTTTGAGGATTTAAAGTCCTTATTGAATGTTCGAAAATAG
- a CDS encoding APC family permease, translated as MQTDISQKTHYISWPVLALMSFVTVIGFDDLIYNFKNQGIGVITSWILMLTLYVIPYSLMVGQLGSVFSKEGGGLSSWIRGTNGEFLGYFTAWTYWAASIPYVVDTANSVVVGLGWAITGSGKFQATMTNGQFAFWTLIIFVVFILVQSRFKKSLELLSSIGGLAMFGMTVLFVIMAIASLGMGGHIETQPMNLGAIIPKFDLKYLTTIGLLIYAVNGCELIAPFVTKMKKPASEFPKSMLLLVAMTAFLTIFGSFSLGIFFDAHHLPKDLKMNGSYYAFQALGEQYHVGNLFMYLFAWTEVIYLAALLAVLLDAMTRMLISDTGVRFMPKILRKTNKNGLPINGYILTCVLSGFILLLGIFLPDMNDIFNWLLNLNGIISPGVTCWIFYAFMQVRKNRAKYPSTYVFIKNDKIAWFVGLWALIITAVATVFGIFPQDVAFMGDTWWYELTINLVAIVVLIGLGAILPLVTRYEKRK; from the coding sequence ATGCAGACAGACATATCTCAAAAGACCCATTACATATCATGGCCTGTATTGGCTTTAATGAGTTTTGTTACCGTTATTGGATTCGACGATTTAATATACAACTTTAAAAATCAAGGAATAGGTGTAATAACATCTTGGATTTTGATGCTAACCCTATATGTTATTCCATATTCATTGATGGTTGGACAATTAGGTTCTGTTTTTAGCAAAGAAGGTGGTGGGCTTAGTTCATGGATTAGGGGTACAAATGGTGAATTTTTGGGATATTTTACAGCGTGGACTTATTGGGCTGCTTCAATTCCATATGTTGTTGATACTGCAAATTCAGTAGTAGTTGGATTAGGTTGGGCAATTACTGGTAGTGGAAAATTTCAAGCTACCATGACTAATGGACAATTTGCTTTTTGGACGCTGATAATTTTTGTGGTATTTATTTTAGTACAGTCTAGATTTAAGAAATCACTAGAGTTGTTGAGTTCTATAGGTGGGCTTGCAATGTTTGGCATGACAGTATTATTTGTAATCATGGCAATTGCTTCTTTGGGAATGGGGGGACATATTGAAACACAGCCTATGAATCTGGGAGCAATTATTCCTAAATTTGATTTAAAGTATTTAACGACAATTGGATTATTGATCTATGCAGTAAATGGATGTGAATTAATTGCACCATTTGTGACGAAGATGAAGAAACCTGCAAGTGAGTTTCCAAAGTCAATGCTTTTGTTAGTAGCGATGACAGCATTTTTAACTATATTTGGATCATTTTCATTAGGAATATTTTTTGATGCACATCATTTACCAAAAGATTTGAAAATGAATGGGTCGTATTATGCTTTTCAAGCACTAGGAGAACAGTATCACGTAGGCAATTTATTTATGTACCTTTTTGCATGGACTGAGGTTATCTATCTTGCAGCCCTATTGGCAGTTCTTTTAGATGCTATGACAAGAATGCTGATTTCGGATACAGGAGTTAGATTTATGCCCAAAATATTACGAAAAACAAACAAGAATGGGCTTCCAATCAATGGATATATTTTAACCTGTGTGTTATCAGGATTTATTTTATTGCTTGGAATATTTTTACCTGATATGAATGACATTTTTAACTGGTTATTGAATTTAAATGGTATTATTTCACCAGGCGTAACTTGCTGGATCTTCTATGCCTTTATGCAAGTACGGAAAAATCGTGCAAAGTATCCATCAACCTACGTGTTTATAAAAAACGATAAAATTGCGTGGTTTGTTGGACTTTGGGCTCTGATTATCACTGCAGTTGCGACAGTATTTGGTATATTCCCACAAGATGTTGCTTTTATGGGAGATACATGGTGGTATGAGTTAACAATAAATCTTGTTGCGATAGTGGTGTTGATAGGATTAGGTGCAATTTTACCGCTAGTAACAAGATATGAAAAAAGAAAGTAG